From one Dyella sp. 2HG41-7 genomic stretch:
- a CDS encoding alpha-glucuronidase family glycosyl hydrolase, with amino-acid sequence MLAMALSTAPAHAEDGYELWLRYHPLATEQASLYRSRASQLIAGSATPTQTVTRKELLSGLNGLLGREPTSSDTVTSDGAILVGTPSSSPLIASLRLDTKDLGKEGYLIRSVTVDGHTATAIVGNEDVGALYGAFHFLRLVQTERSIDRLDVRESPHIKLRVLNHWDNLNGEVERGYAGASIWDWWKLPDWRDPRYTDYARANASIGINGTVLNNVNAGAEILTPRYLEKVKALAEVFRPYGIRVYISVRFSAPMEIGGLKTADPLDPNVQHWWRSKADEIYKIIPDFGGFLVKANSEGQPGPQDYGRTHADGANMLADALAPHGGVVMWRTFVYSQTNADDRAKQAYTEFKPLDGHFRDNVLLQVKNGPVDFQPREPYGPLFGAMPKTPLMMEFQITKEYLGFATHLVYLGPLYEEVLSSDTMAHGQGSTVAKVIDGSLGHHTLSGIAGVANIGANRNWSGSDFNQANWYVFGRLAWNPTLASRTIAEQWVRMTFTNNEAFVKPVVEMMMGSREAAVDYMTPLGLHHIMGPGHHYGPAPWDASEARADWRPVYYHRADRNGIGFDRTRAGSDAVDQYAPPIAAQFNDVKQTPEQLLLWFHHVPWDYRMRSGHTLWYELVAHYTQGVDDVKHMQETWRGMDGYIDAERYQQVAAYLAIQEKEAQWWRDACIAYFQSVSGLPLPSGFAPPQHDLKYYESLTFKNVPGYSSW; translated from the coding sequence ATGCTGGCGATGGCGCTAAGCACGGCGCCCGCGCATGCCGAAGACGGATACGAACTGTGGTTGCGTTACCACCCGCTCGCGACGGAGCAGGCCAGTCTCTATCGAAGCCGCGCTTCGCAGTTGATCGCCGGTTCCGCCACGCCGACGCAGACGGTTACTCGCAAGGAACTGTTGAGCGGATTAAACGGGCTGCTAGGTCGCGAACCTACATCATCCGACACCGTAACAAGCGACGGAGCGATTCTTGTTGGCACGCCAAGCTCTTCGCCGTTGATCGCGAGCCTGCGCTTGGATACCAAGGATCTCGGCAAGGAAGGCTATCTTATTCGCAGCGTTACCGTGGACGGTCACACCGCCACGGCCATCGTCGGCAACGAAGATGTTGGCGCGCTCTACGGCGCGTTCCATTTTCTGCGCTTGGTGCAAACTGAGCGATCGATCGATCGCCTCGACGTGCGCGAATCGCCGCATATCAAACTGCGCGTTCTGAATCATTGGGACAACCTCAATGGCGAGGTGGAGCGCGGCTACGCGGGCGCATCCATTTGGGATTGGTGGAAGCTGCCCGACTGGCGCGATCCGCGCTACACCGATTACGCGCGCGCCAACGCATCGATTGGCATCAACGGAACCGTGCTCAACAACGTGAATGCGGGCGCCGAGATTCTTACGCCCAGGTACCTCGAGAAAGTGAAGGCCTTGGCAGAAGTTTTTCGCCCTTACGGCATTCGCGTCTATATCAGCGTACGCTTCAGCGCGCCGATGGAAATTGGCGGATTGAAGACCGCCGATCCGCTCGATCCTAATGTGCAACATTGGTGGCGTTCGAAGGCCGACGAAATCTACAAAATCATTCCGGACTTCGGCGGCTTTCTCGTCAAAGCCAATTCGGAAGGCCAACCAGGCCCGCAAGACTACGGACGCACACATGCGGACGGCGCCAACATGCTCGCCGACGCGCTCGCGCCACATGGCGGTGTCGTGATGTGGCGAACGTTTGTGTATTCGCAAACGAATGCCGACGATCGCGCAAAGCAGGCGTACACCGAATTCAAACCGCTCGACGGACATTTCCGCGACAACGTACTGTTGCAGGTGAAAAACGGGCCCGTCGACTTCCAACCTCGCGAGCCATATGGCCCGCTATTCGGAGCAATGCCAAAAACGCCGTTGATGATGGAATTCCAGATCACCAAGGAATACCTCGGCTTTGCGACGCATCTGGTTTACCTAGGCCCGCTTTACGAAGAAGTGTTGTCCTCCGACACCATGGCGCATGGGCAAGGTTCGACCGTGGCAAAGGTGATCGATGGCTCGCTCGGCCATCACACACTTTCGGGCATCGCTGGCGTCGCAAACATCGGCGCCAATCGCAATTGGAGCGGCTCGGATTTCAATCAGGCCAATTGGTACGTGTTCGGCCGTCTCGCCTGGAACCCTACTCTTGCTTCGCGCACGATCGCCGAGCAGTGGGTGCGGATGACGTTCACTAATAACGAAGCCTTCGTCAAACCCGTAGTCGAAATGATGATGGGATCGCGCGAAGCCGCCGTCGACTATATGACGCCGCTCGGGCTGCATCACATCATGGGCCCTGGTCATCATTACGGCCCGGCGCCCTGGGACGCCAGCGAGGCGCGCGCGGATTGGCGACCCGTTTACTACCACCGCGCGGACCGCAACGGCATCGGCTTCGACCGCACGCGCGCGGGCAGCGATGCTGTCGACCAATACGCGCCGCCCATTGCCGCCCAATTCAACGACGTAAAGCAAACGCCTGAGCAGCTTCTGCTGTGGTTTCATCACGTGCCCTGGGACTATCGAATGCGTTCCGGCCATACGCTTTGGTACGAATTAGTCGCGCATTACACGCAAGGCGTGGACGACGTCAAACACATGCAGGAGACCTGGCGTGGTATGGACGGCTACATCGATGCCGAGCGCTACCAACAAGTCGCCGCCTACCTGGCGATTCAGGAAAAAGAAGCGCAATGGTGGCGAGACGCGTGCATCGCGTATTTCCAGAGCGTATCCGGTCTGCCGCTGCCATCCGGCTTCGCTCCACCGCAGCATGATCTGAAGTACTACGAATCGCTCACCTTCAAAAACGTCCCCGGCTATTCGTCATGGTGA
- a CDS encoding LacI family DNA-binding transcriptional regulator, which produces MKKTGKKSVRRKGMAVTIDEVATLAKVSPMTVSRVVNGHSKVRESTRERVMQAVQELGYIPNLAASSLAAAQDARIALIYTNPSAAYLRELLLGALHGAARAAAQLVIADWDELDIGAERKAARALARGVSGVILPPPLCESKAIIEELVEAGVPVVAIASGRFNHDISSVRIDDFLAAKEVTEYLVKMGHTRIGFIKGHPNQTASTRRLEGYQAALKEMGITADPALVQQGYFTYRSALPVVENLLTLRKPPSAIFASNDDMAAAAISVAHRRGLDVPRDISIVGFDDTSAATTVWPELTTVRQPISTMADSAIDILLRAIRRKDNNTKVVADHVVAHQLISRDSVAPFAATIKPRT; this is translated from the coding sequence TTGAAGAAGACAGGTAAGAAATCGGTTCGCCGCAAGGGAATGGCCGTCACGATCGACGAGGTGGCTACGCTCGCCAAAGTGTCGCCCATGACGGTGTCGCGCGTGGTCAACGGCCATAGCAAAGTGCGCGAATCGACACGCGAACGCGTCATGCAAGCGGTGCAGGAGTTGGGTTATATCCCCAATCTGGCCGCCAGTTCGCTGGCTGCCGCACAAGACGCGCGCATCGCGCTGATTTATACCAACCCCAGCGCCGCGTATTTGCGAGAGCTCTTGCTTGGCGCGCTGCATGGCGCCGCGCGCGCCGCGGCGCAATTGGTGATTGCCGACTGGGACGAGCTGGACATCGGCGCCGAGCGCAAGGCGGCTCGCGCGCTTGCACGTGGTGTTTCCGGTGTGATCCTGCCGCCGCCGTTGTGCGAATCCAAAGCGATTATCGAGGAGCTGGTCGAAGCGGGCGTGCCGGTGGTGGCGATCGCTTCCGGTCGCTTCAATCACGATATTTCCAGCGTGCGCATCGATGATTTTCTCGCGGCCAAGGAAGTCACCGAATACCTCGTCAAAATGGGGCACACACGTATCGGCTTTATCAAGGGCCATCCCAATCAGACGGCCAGCACACGGCGTCTTGAGGGATATCAGGCTGCGCTGAAGGAAATGGGTATCACGGCTGACCCCGCGTTGGTTCAGCAGGGTTACTTCACGTATCGCTCCGCGTTGCCGGTGGTGGAAAATCTGCTGACGTTGCGCAAGCCGCCGAGCGCGATCTTCGCCAGCAACGACGATATGGCGGCTGCCGCGATTTCCGTCGCGCATCGTCGTGGCCTGGATGTGCCGCGCGATATTTCCATTGTCGGCTTCGACGATACATCGGCCGCGACCACGGTGTGGCCGGAGTTGACCACGGTGCGCCAGCCGATTTCCACGATGGCCGATTCGGCCATCGATATTCTGCTGCGTGCGATCCGCCGCAAGGACAACAACACCAAGGTCGTGGCCGATCACGTTGTCGCGCACCAGTTGATTTCGCGCGATTCGGTCGCTCCGTTCGCAGCCACCATCAAACCGCGCACCTGA
- the manD gene encoding D-mannonate dehydratase ManD, which translates to MSTSERTSPGSSRDREIVDARVIVTCPGRNFVTLKIETRAGITGLGDATLNGRELAVASYLQDHVVPNLIGRDAGRIEDIWQFLYRGAYWRRGPVTMTAIAAVDVALWDILGKLANMPIYQLLGGRSREGALVYGHANGRDIAETSDEVGRYMEKGFLAVRAQCAVPGVKKTYGISVGGKPYEPAESELPAETVWSTPKYLEVVPKLFERLRADHGTDVHLLHDAHHRLSPIEAAQLACSLEPYHLFWLEDSTPAENQKSFEIIRQHSTTPLAVGEVFNSIWDCKHLIENQLIDYIRTTIVHGGGITHLRRLADFAALHQVRTGFHGATDLSPVCMGAALHFDTWVPNFGIQEYMFHSDETNEVFPHDYEFRHGRLHCGESAGHGVTLDEKLAARFPYSPKQLPVARLEDGSMWDW; encoded by the coding sequence ATGAGCACTTCTGAAAGAACGTCACCTGGTTCGTCTCGCGATCGCGAGATCGTCGATGCACGCGTCATCGTCACTTGTCCGGGGCGGAATTTCGTCACGCTTAAAATCGAGACACGCGCAGGCATTACCGGCCTGGGCGACGCAACGCTCAATGGGCGCGAACTTGCCGTGGCGTCATATCTGCAGGATCACGTCGTGCCGAATCTGATTGGACGCGACGCAGGCCGCATCGAGGATATTTGGCAATTTCTGTATCGCGGGGCGTATTGGCGTCGCGGTCCGGTCACGATGACAGCCATCGCTGCGGTCGACGTAGCGTTGTGGGACATTCTCGGCAAGCTCGCCAATATGCCGATCTATCAACTGCTGGGCGGACGTTCGCGCGAAGGCGCGCTGGTTTACGGTCACGCCAACGGTCGCGATATTGCCGAAACCAGCGACGAGGTCGGTCGTTATATGGAAAAAGGTTTTCTCGCCGTCCGCGCGCAGTGCGCCGTACCGGGCGTGAAGAAAACCTATGGCATTTCGGTTGGCGGCAAGCCATACGAACCGGCGGAAAGCGAATTGCCCGCCGAAACTGTGTGGTCGACGCCCAAGTATCTCGAAGTCGTTCCGAAATTGTTCGAGCGTTTGCGCGCCGACCACGGCACGGATGTTCATCTACTGCACGATGCGCATCATCGCCTTTCGCCGATCGAAGCGGCGCAACTGGCGTGCAGCCTGGAGCCCTACCACTTGTTCTGGCTGGAAGATTCCACGCCGGCTGAAAATCAGAAATCGTTCGAGATCATTCGCCAGCATTCGACCACGCCTCTGGCCGTTGGCGAAGTGTTCAATTCAATATGGGACTGCAAGCACCTTATCGAGAATCAGCTGATCGATTACATTCGTACCACCATCGTGCACGGTGGTGGCATTACGCATCTGCGTCGCTTGGCCGACTTCGCAGCGCTTCATCAAGTGCGCACGGGCTTCCACGGCGCCACGGATCTTTCGCCGGTTTGCATGGGTGCCGCGCTGCATTTCGACACCTGGGTGCCGAACTTCGGCATCCAGGAGTACATGTTCCACTCCGACGAAACCAACGAAGTGTTCCCGCACGATTACGAATTCCGCCATGGCCGCCTGCATTGCGGGGAATCGGCCGGCCACGGCGTCACCCTGGACGAGAAACTCGCCGCACGCTTTCCCTATTCACCCAAACAGCTTCCCGTCGCACGACTGGAAGACGGTTCCATGTGGGACTGGTAA
- the xylA gene encoding xylose isomerase, with amino-acid sequence MSTPFIGKREYFPGIGRIPFEGRQSDNPLAFKHYDANKKIGDKTMAEHLRFAVCYWHSFCNAGHDPFGPGTRNYPWDADATPIARAEAKVDAAFEFFTKLGVPYYCFHDIDLAPDADDVGEYEKNLKHVVALAKERQKATGVKLLWGTANLFSHPRYMNGAATNPDFAVVARAGVQIKAALDATVELGGENYVFWGGREGYASLHNTNMKRELNHFARFLTMARDYGRSIGFKGNFLIEPKPMEPMKHQYDFDSATVAGFLQQHGLEKDFKLNIEANHATLGGHTFEHDLQVASDHGLLGSIDANRGNAQNGWDTDQFPTDLYDTVGAMLVVLRQGGLAPGGLNFDAKVRRESTDADDLFLAHIGGMDAFARGLEVAHALLTKSPWEQWRTARYASFDNGAGRDFEQGKLSLADLHALAAKQGEPTKRSGKQEGYENLLNQYLML; translated from the coding sequence ATGAGTACTCCTTTCATCGGAAAACGCGAATATTTCCCGGGTATCGGCCGCATTCCATTCGAAGGTCGCCAGTCCGACAATCCGCTGGCGTTCAAGCATTACGACGCCAACAAGAAAATCGGCGACAAGACCATGGCCGAGCATCTGCGTTTTGCGGTGTGCTACTGGCACAGCTTCTGCAACGCAGGACACGATCCGTTCGGCCCGGGAACGCGCAACTATCCGTGGGATGCGGACGCAACGCCGATCGCGCGCGCCGAAGCTAAGGTCGATGCCGCGTTTGAGTTTTTCACCAAGCTGGGCGTGCCCTACTACTGCTTCCACGATATCGATCTGGCGCCGGATGCGGATGACGTCGGCGAGTACGAAAAGAATCTCAAGCACGTGGTCGCGCTTGCGAAGGAGCGCCAGAAAGCTACAGGCGTCAAGCTGCTTTGGGGCACGGCGAATCTCTTCAGCCACCCGCGCTACATGAATGGCGCGGCGACGAATCCCGACTTTGCCGTCGTGGCGCGCGCTGGCGTGCAGATCAAGGCGGCGCTGGATGCCACCGTCGAACTGGGCGGTGAAAACTATGTGTTCTGGGGCGGTCGCGAAGGTTATGCATCGCTGCACAACACCAACATGAAGCGCGAACTGAATCACTTCGCGCGCTTCCTCACCATGGCGCGCGACTACGGTCGCAGCATCGGCTTCAAAGGCAACTTCCTGATCGAGCCCAAGCCGATGGAACCGATGAAGCATCAGTACGATTTCGATTCCGCCACGGTCGCAGGCTTCCTGCAACAGCACGGCCTGGAAAAAGATTTCAAGCTCAACATCGAAGCCAATCACGCCACGCTGGGCGGTCACACGTTCGAGCACGATCTACAAGTCGCGTCCGATCACGGCTTGCTCGGCAGCATCGACGCCAACCGCGGCAATGCACAGAACGGCTGGGATACGGACCAATTCCCCACCGATCTGTACGACACCGTCGGCGCGATGTTGGTCGTGCTTCGTCAAGGCGGATTGGCGCCGGGCGGTTTGAACTTCGACGCCAAGGTGCGTCGCGAATCCACCGACGCCGACGATTTGTTCCTGGCGCACATCGGCGGTATGGACGCGTTTGCGCGCGGCCTGGAAGTCGCGCACGCGTTGTTGACCAAGTCGCCGTGGGAACAGTGGCGCACTGCGCGTTACGCAAGCTTCGACAACGGCGCGGGCCGCGATTTCGAACAGGGCAAGCTCAGCCTGGCCGATCTGCATGCCTTGGCCGCAAAGCAAGGTGAGCCGACCAAGCGCAGCGGCAAACAGGAAGGATACGAAAACCTGCTCAACCAGTACCTGATGCTTTAA
- a CDS encoding glycoside hydrolase family 3 C-terminal domain-containing protein, producing MPVWSQTEIYKDPGHSFKDRAADLVSRMTLEEKVSQMQNNAPAIPRLGIPAYDWWDEGLHGVARAGQATVFPQAIGLSATFDTALMSNVATAISDEARAKNSEFLRHGMHERYEGLTFWSPNINIFRDPRWGRGQETYGEDPFLTSRMGVTFVRGMQGNDPKYRKLDATAKHFAVHSGPESERHQFDVHPSDRDLYETYLPAFQALVQEGHVDAVMGAYNRVNGESASASHVLLQDVLRKQWGFNGYVVSDCDAVEDIYLHHKIVQTAEQAAALAVKNGDDLDCGKTYSALVAAVHDGLISESDIDHSVERLMFARFRLGMFDSPEHVRWAQIPYAVNQSPAHDKLARRAAQESIVLLKNDGVLPLSRNVHRIAVIGPTADDVSALLGNYHGTPAAPVTILQGIREAAPGAEIAYARGADLVEGMSGPGDASLVASNYLRPAANATEHGLKAEYFSGTDFIGSPVLTRTDSQISFNWDHSTPTDDMVLRGEFPASKALANNDFSVRWSGQLLPPASGRYALSDAASNGYRLYVDNRLVLDAWNTGANSEPHKAVIDLEAGKAYDIRLEYAKNNRNNDVRLAWRLPHAKAPLDEALDVARNADVVIFVGGLTSELEGEEMKVNYPGFAGGDRTDLRLPATQEKLLEALHATGKPVVMVLTTGSALAIDWAKQHIPAILVAWYPGQRGGNAVADALFGVSDPAGRLPITFYKADEKLPSFDDYNMEGRTYRYFKGEPLYPFGYGLSYTQFAYSDLQLDRNAVSAHDHVKISMKLKNIGHRAGDEVVQLYLRPLHAPHSRVNKELRGFQRVTLQPGEERSVSFDISPAVDLRYYDDQRHAYAVDPGSYQVQIGSSSADIHLTKDLVVQD from the coding sequence CTGCCAGTATGGTCGCAGACGGAGATCTACAAGGACCCTGGCCACAGCTTTAAAGATCGCGCTGCCGACTTGGTGTCGCGCATGACGCTCGAAGAAAAAGTATCGCAAATGCAAAACAATGCACCTGCGATTCCCCGCTTAGGTATTCCGGCTTACGATTGGTGGGACGAAGGTTTGCACGGTGTCGCGCGCGCCGGGCAAGCCACCGTATTTCCACAAGCGATCGGCTTGTCCGCCACCTTCGACACCGCGTTGATGAGCAATGTCGCGACCGCCATCAGCGACGAGGCACGCGCCAAAAACAGCGAGTTTCTCCGGCACGGCATGCATGAACGCTACGAAGGTCTAACCTTTTGGTCCCCCAACATCAATATCTTCCGTGACCCACGTTGGGGGCGAGGCCAGGAAACCTACGGCGAAGATCCTTTTCTCACGTCGCGCATGGGCGTAACTTTTGTTCGTGGGATGCAGGGTAACGATCCCAAGTACCGCAAGCTCGACGCCACAGCTAAGCACTTTGCCGTACATAGCGGCCCGGAGTCGGAACGCCATCAATTCGATGTGCATCCCAGCGATCGCGATCTTTACGAAACTTACCTGCCTGCCTTCCAGGCGTTGGTGCAAGAGGGTCATGTCGATGCTGTAATGGGCGCTTATAACCGAGTGAATGGCGAATCGGCATCGGCCAGCCACGTGTTGCTGCAAGACGTCTTGCGCAAGCAATGGGGCTTCAACGGCTACGTGGTCTCCGACTGCGATGCGGTCGAAGACATCTACCTGCATCACAAAATCGTACAGACCGCCGAACAAGCTGCGGCTTTGGCCGTCAAGAACGGCGATGACCTCGATTGCGGCAAGACATACAGCGCCTTGGTCGCCGCCGTGCACGACGGCCTGATCAGCGAAAGCGACATCGACCATTCGGTTGAACGGTTGATGTTCGCGCGCTTCCGCCTTGGTATGTTCGATTCGCCGGAACACGTGCGTTGGGCGCAAATTCCGTACGCGGTAAATCAGTCGCCTGCGCACGACAAGCTGGCGCGCCGTGCGGCGCAAGAATCGATCGTACTACTGAAGAACGACGGTGTTCTGCCGCTGTCACGCAACGTGCACCGCATCGCGGTGATCGGCCCGACGGCAGACGATGTCTCCGCGCTGTTGGGCAACTACCATGGGACACCGGCTGCGCCGGTCACGATTCTGCAAGGCATTCGTGAAGCCGCTCCCGGCGCAGAAATCGCGTACGCGCGCGGTGCCGATCTGGTCGAAGGTATGAGCGGGCCCGGCGATGCTTCGTTAGTCGCATCGAACTATCTGCGCCCGGCGGCGAACGCAACCGAGCATGGTCTCAAGGCGGAGTATTTTTCTGGCACCGATTTCATCGGCTCCCCTGTGTTGACCCGTACGGACTCGCAAATCAGTTTCAACTGGGATCACAGCACGCCCACAGACGATATGGTGCTTCGTGGCGAATTTCCTGCAAGTAAGGCGCTCGCCAATAACGATTTCAGCGTGCGCTGGAGCGGACAACTTTTGCCGCCGGCGTCCGGTCGGTATGCGTTGAGCGATGCCGCCAGCAATGGGTACCGCTTGTATGTCGACAACCGTTTGGTGCTGGATGCATGGAATACCGGCGCCAATTCGGAGCCACACAAGGCGGTGATCGATCTGGAGGCCGGCAAGGCCTACGACATTCGCCTCGAATACGCGAAAAACAATCGCAACAACGATGTGCGATTGGCTTGGCGACTGCCTCATGCCAAAGCGCCTTTGGACGAAGCATTGGATGTAGCCCGCAACGCCGACGTTGTGATCTTTGTGGGCGGACTCACCAGCGAGTTGGAAGGCGAGGAAATGAAGGTCAACTATCCGGGCTTCGCCGGTGGCGACCGTACCGATCTTCGCTTGCCGGCCACCCAGGAAAAATTACTGGAAGCGCTGCACGCCACCGGCAAACCCGTTGTGATGGTGCTTACCACCGGATCGGCGCTCGCCATCGATTGGGCCAAGCAGCACATCCCCGCTATTTTGGTGGCTTGGTATCCGGGACAACGCGGTGGCAATGCGGTTGCCGATGCGCTCTTTGGCGTCTCCGATCCGGCGGGTCGCTTGCCCATCACTTTCTATAAGGCGGACGAAAAGCTTCCGTCTTTCGACGACTACAACATGGAAGGTCGCACGTACCGGTATTTCAAAGGCGAGCCGCTTTATCCATTCGGATATGGCTTGTCGTATACCCAATTTGCATATTCCGATCTCCAGCTTGATCGAAACGCGGTCAGCGCGCACGATCACGTCAAGATCAGCATGAAGCTTAAGAACATCGGCCATCGCGCGGGCGACGAAGTAGTTCAGCTGTACCTGCGCCCTCTGCATGCTCCGCATTCGCGCGTCAACAAGGAGTTGCGCGGTTTTCAGCGCGTGACGTTGCAGCCAGGCGAAGAACGAAGCGTGTCCTTTGATATTTCCCCGGCCGTCGATCTCAGATACTACGACGATCAGCGCCATGCGTATGCGGTCGATCCCGGGAGCTACCAAGTGCAGATCGGCTCGTCGAGCGCCGATATTCATTTGACGAAGGACCTCGTCGTTCAGGACTGA
- a CDS encoding sugar porter family MFS transporter has product MNNVVLENALPAKREENTRFIVQISCVATLGGFLFGFDSGVINGTVEGLKTAFQSNDTQIGFEVASVLLGCALGAFFAGREADRWGRRSVLIISSVLFLLSALGAGAASTATLFVAARILGGLAVGAASVIAPAYIAEVAPARYRGRLATVQQIAIISGLFCAFLSNFLLAKAAGASTDALWLNQAAWRWMFWMQVLPSSLFFVSLLFIPESPRYLVVRKRDSDAANVLSRLYGESEAKSKLIDIRSSLAQDRHRPRLSDLLDKASGKVRPIVWVGIGLATFQQLVGINVVFYYGAVLWQAVGFSENDALLINVISGALSIGACLVAVMLIDRIGRKPLLWVGSLGMAITLTLVAFAFANAGLDASGKLALSHNMGMLALIAANAYVIFFNMSWGPVMWVMLGEMFPNQIRGSGLAVAGAAQWTSNFAITVTFPILLAGIGLAGAYGLYAAAAVISLFFVQRYVHETRGKELEEMEG; this is encoded by the coding sequence ATGAATAACGTCGTGCTTGAAAATGCGCTTCCCGCGAAGCGAGAAGAAAACACGCGATTTATCGTCCAGATCAGCTGCGTCGCCACGCTTGGCGGCTTTCTGTTCGGTTTCGACAGCGGCGTCATCAACGGCACGGTGGAAGGACTCAAAACCGCCTTCCAGTCCAACGATACGCAGATCGGATTCGAAGTCGCCTCCGTGTTGTTGGGTTGCGCGCTGGGCGCGTTCTTCGCCGGACGCGAGGCCGATCGCTGGGGGCGGCGTTCGGTATTGATCATCTCGTCCGTGTTGTTTCTGCTTTCCGCGCTAGGCGCTGGTGCGGCAAGCACCGCTACGCTCTTCGTTGCGGCGCGCATTCTAGGCGGACTCGCCGTCGGCGCGGCCAGCGTCATCGCGCCCGCCTACATCGCGGAAGTGGCGCCAGCGCGCTATCGCGGCAGGCTGGCGACGGTGCAGCAGATCGCCATCATCAGCGGCCTGTTCTGCGCGTTTCTAAGCAACTTTCTGTTGGCGAAGGCTGCCGGCGCATCGACCGACGCGCTGTGGCTGAATCAGGCGGCGTGGCGTTGGATGTTCTGGATGCAAGTGTTGCCCTCGTCGCTGTTCTTCGTATCGCTGCTTTTTATTCCCGAAAGCCCGCGTTACCTGGTAGTGCGCAAGCGCGATAGCGACGCGGCGAACGTGCTAAGTCGCCTCTACGGCGAAAGCGAAGCGAAATCCAAGCTGATCGACATCCGTTCGTCGCTGGCGCAGGATCGGCACCGCCCGCGTTTGTCCGATCTGTTGGACAAAGCATCCGGCAAGGTTCGTCCCATCGTTTGGGTGGGTATCGGCTTGGCCACCTTTCAGCAGTTGGTGGGTATCAACGTCGTTTTCTACTACGGCGCTGTGTTGTGGCAAGCGGTGGGCTTTTCCGAAAACGACGCATTGCTGATCAATGTAATTTCAGGCGCATTGAGCATTGGCGCATGCCTTGTCGCGGTGATGCTGATCGATCGCATCGGTCGCAAGCCGCTGCTTTGGGTAGGTTCGCTCGGTATGGCTATCACACTCACTCTGGTCGCCTTCGCATTTGCGAACGCGGGCCTCGACGCCAGCGGCAAACTCGCACTGTCCCACAACATGGGAATGTTGGCGCTGATTGCGGCGAATGCCTACGTCATCTTTTTCAATATGTCGTGGGGTCCCGTGATGTGGGTGATGCTCGGCGAGATGTTCCCGAATCAGATTCGCGGTTCCGGCCTTGCTGTCGCGGGCGCGGCGCAATGGACGTCGAATTTCGCCATCACCGTCACCTTCCCTATCCTTCTGGCCGGCATCGGCTTGGCGGGTGCATACGGCCTGTATGCAGCCGCGGCCGTGATATCGCTGTTCTTCGTGCAACGCTATGTGCACGAAACGCGTGGTAAAGAACTGGAAGAGATGGAGGGCTAG